The Streptomyces sp. NBC_00659 genomic interval AAACTCTTAACTGGCTGCAGAATGATGAGGGCGTGCTCAAGTCCAGCCAGCTGGGCAACGCCGACACACCGCTGAGCAAGACGACCCTGGAGTACTCTCCCGACCAGGCCGACCAGGCACGCAAGCTGGCGGATCTCATGGGGCTGTCCGGCTCGGCGATGAAGCCCGGCAAGAGCGAGAAGAACTCACAGGGGCTGCCCGCGATCGTGCTGACCCTGGGCAAGGACTTCAAGGGCGCCGGCGTGCCTTTGACCGCTGCGACGAAGGCGCCGGACGTGGAGAAGTCCACGGCGGACAAAACGGTGTGCGCGAAGTGACCTAACGGGTCCGTCAGGCGTCCTACAGGGCGCGAGCGGCGTCCGGCCGGGCGTGGAAGCGTCCGGCTCGACGCCCGACGGACCCGTTTGTCAGGCGCAGGGTGGGGAGAGGCTGGGAGATGGCGCGAAGCAGTGTGCGCGGGGAGGGAGCACGACCACGTGTCCCGCAGGCCGGCGAACTGGGCTGGGACGACAGCATGTACGAGGAGGGCGGCGACTCCGTCCGGACGGCGGACGGCGTCGGCACCAAGACCGACGACGACGGCACCGGGCCGCCCGGCCCGCAGGGGCAGGATCCGCACGGCGGGGACGACGACGGACGGCACGGGACCACGGGCCGCCCCCGGCGCAGACGCCGAATACTGCGCTGGTCGGCGATGGTGCTGTCGGTCCTGATACTCGGCACCGCCGGCGCCGGCTATCTCTACTACCGGCACCTGAACAGCAACCTCAAGCAGGACGACCTGAACATCGGCGACGCGAAGGACCGCGCCGCGAGGTCGAAACCGAACGCGGCGGGCCAGACCCCGCTGAACATTCTCCTGATCGGTTCGGACGCCCGGAACTCCACCGAGAACCAGAAGCTCGGCGGCGCGAAGGACACCTTCGACACACCGGCCCGCGCGGACGTCCAGATGCTGCTGCACCTGTCCGCGGACCGCACCAGCATGTCGGTCGTGAGCATGCCGCGCGACACCCTGCTCGAAATACCCAACTGCACCGACCCGGAAACCGGCAAGACCTACGCCGCGAGCACGTCGCCGACGATGACGAACGACTCACTGGGCCGCGGCGGCCCCGGCTGCACGGTCGCGACCTGGGAGAAGCTGACCGACATCCACATCGACCACTTCATCATGGTCGACTTCGCGGGTGTGGTGTCGATGGCCGACGCGATCGGCGGCGTCCCCGTCTGTGTGGACGCCAACATCTACTCGCACACCTCCACCGGTCACGGCTCCGGACTCAAGCTCGAGAAGGGCACGACGTCCGTCAAGGGCAAGCAGGCCCTGCAGTGGCTGCGCACGCGGTACGGCTTCGAGGACGGCAGCGACATCGGCCGGACCAAGGCCCAGCACCAGTACATGAACTCGATGGTGCGCCAGCTCCGTGAGAACACCACGCTGAGCAACCCGGGCAAGCTGCGCGGCCTCGCGGAGACGGCCACCAGCGCGCTGACCGTCGACCAGGGCCTGGGCTCGGTCACCAAGCTCTACGACCTCAGCAAAGAGCTGAAGAAGGTCC includes:
- a CDS encoding LCP family protein, yielding MARSSVRGEGARPRVPQAGELGWDDSMYEEGGDSVRTADGVGTKTDDDGTGPPGPQGQDPHGGDDDGRHGTTGRPRRRRRILRWSAMVLSVLILGTAGAGYLYYRHLNSNLKQDDLNIGDAKDRAARSKPNAAGQTPLNILLIGSDARNSTENQKLGGAKDTFDTPARADVQMLLHLSADRTSMSVVSMPRDTLLEIPNCTDPETGKTYAASTSPTMTNDSLGRGGPGCTVATWEKLTDIHIDHFIMVDFAGVVSMADAIGGVPVCVDANIYSHTSTGHGSGLKLEKGTTSVKGKQALQWLRTRYGFEDGSDIGRTKAQHQYMNSMVRQLRENTTLSNPGKLRGLAETATSALTVDQGLGSVTKLYDLSKELKKVPTKRITMTTMPWVYSSDGNRVLPKPTDADKVWRLLREDIALDGKDKKKTAEKTSSDPAAADEKIAVQVQNGTRTSTLAPVPGRASAVSELLVGEGFTQAKADPSTVTTEAATVIRYPSADLEGDALRLAKALGMSTHAVEKSADVSGVTLVVGADWRDGTTYKAPEDDDSAPESAKLDKGSDTKACMHVNPDYTWS